The Raphanus sativus cultivar WK10039 unplaced genomic scaffold, ASM80110v3 Scaffold1179, whole genome shotgun sequence DNA segment CTATGCTTAATATTATGCATATGGTCGTGCCTTACATTAACTGTATCTCGCCATAGAAATTTCTTTCACAAAGACTGTTTTCTGTCCAACTGGTTTAGCATCTAGAGGTGTCCGTACTTATGGGACCTATCCTCCCTTAACTCCACGTCTACTTTCTTATTTGATCTTAATCTCATATGTTTGAATGCATTCATGTGGACGTGGGTTTCATGATCCTCATTGATCTCATGATCTCAAGTGCTACATTGCGCATATTTTATCATTAGTTTCGAGTACTCGTTTGTTCCTTTGTGTCCTAGACATGACATATCTTATTGAGGTTTTATTATGTCCTTCAATACCCTgaagtttggcgtcccaaacatCATTAGGTACCTTAGGTACAACCATTTCTTATGGTTTCCTCATCCGTGATCACTGTTTTAGTTTTGTACATGTACATTTTGATTATGTCTAGGAGTCCCTCATCCACGGATTTGCACCTTACTTTAATATCCGAGGGATCTTATCTTTAGAACTTATTGATCTAACTTGTTTAGATTCagtagcaacttgattgtgttCTCTTGAACATCAAATCTTATTTGGTGCATTCATAGCTGGTAGaaatgacttagtcattctattCGGGTCAGGAATCTGGCAATTATATTAAGCTAGCTTTTGTATAAACTTTATGGACTTCTAGAACTCATTCTAGAgtctgaggatcttgccaataTAAGGATGTTTTGATTccatataattttctattatcCAGCTTCCCTTTAATGTTGGATGTTCGGATTCACTGAGGTGACTATCCGTGTACCTAGCCTTTAAACAACTTGTCCGTGGATGGCTCAAGGTACTTAGAAACATGGGGAACTTATATAATATCCAACATCTATTCCCATCCTCTCATCTTATATTTCTGTGGTGGAGCGATAGAATTTATAAGTGGCACTTCTTTATGTGCTAAGATGAGGTGTGTCTGGCCTTTGACCTGTTTCAGTTAATGGGATGGGTATCAATGTTCACTTCTGTGTGTGTATGTCCATGTAGAATAAAAGGTGtgttttattcttattcttcccccatggacatatcatacTCTTTGAGTGCTTAGGATGCGAACATATCAAGACATATAGTCTTTTCTTTGAAAGGAACTCATTTCTTTGCTCTTAGTTTCAACTGTAGGGTGAAACATCTTTCTTTTACTTCTCATCCACGTCTATTCTTATGTATGTCCATGTATCATGGAGTGCTATACACTTACCCTCATGGACATTTCATGCTTATGAAGCACTTGGACGTGAGTTCATTGGCATATATCAAGACATGTAGTCTTTAAGGCGATTTATAAGGGACCTTTTCCTTTGCCTTTAGTTTACTTCTTTTCTATTCTTTTCCTTTCATTGTGAATTTTCACGTCTACATTGAGTCATGAGATGTTTTCTACATTCTCCATGATCAGATAATGTTTATCAAACCATTTTGGGACGTGAGCACTTTAATCGATATTCACTTGGATATTTTGAAgtaacatgttttcctttatcTTTGGTTTAATCCGAATGGGATAAGTCTATCTTTGTTCTTGTGAACTCTTTGATGTTTCAATATTGTGTATGTTCATGTTACATGGAGTGAttaacacttacccccatggacatatcatatttgaatactTTTAGACGTGAGTTCACTTAGCTTTTACCAAGACTTGTAGTCTTTGCTATCATAATCTTCTTTGGGCGGTTTCTCTTTAAGGAAACACTTGTTTCTTTTGCCCATGGATTCATTATGAAACTATCCATTCATCAATTCTTAAGTCTTTCACTTATAAGAATGATTATTGTACACGTCCTCTTTTTGTGTACATAGCCTCAAATGTGAATACAATGCACACGACCTCTATATTGTACATGTCCTCTCTTTGTGTACCTTTGAGGCAATAGGATATTTGGTCGTGGATTTTGTGTCTTAAGATGTCTGTGGTTTGATCCACTGTACATCATAAAGGTATTCACATGAATGGacgttttgtttatgatataaaagcttttatttattgattctttCAAAGATAGCAACCAAAGGAAGTGAATAATGTTTAAAGGAAAATAACTAAGTAAGAACACTAAGGGCTTGATGTCGAGTCATCATGGTGATCTATTCTCTTATGCTTCACTGGATTAATCTTTCTTGTGATCCATCCGaccacattcttcttgatccaTGAGAATATCTTTGACAATTTTCCTTCATCTTTCCGAACCACCTTGGCTTTTCTTTTAAAGCTTTTCTCATAAAGAACAACTAGATACTTGGGAGTTTTGCATCTCTGTCCCGAATGGTTTTTCATTCCACAATTATTGCACAACTTAGACCATCCCCCACGTCCATATCCTCTCTTGACATGGTTGGTTTCTAAGTCAGCCTTGCCGGCTGgtagtgcaatagccagtggcaATGGAGTTGATCCCGTAGTCTTTCTTTCACTACTGCTCATTAGCAACTCATGATTTTGCTCAGCTTGCAACAATCTTGCTATTAGAGATGTATAGGTAGTAGAACCCATCTCTCTATATTGTTGTACTAACAACAAGTTGGTAGGGTGAAAGGTGGAGAATGTCTTTTCCAACATATCTTCATCAGTCACTacctcaccacatagtttcatttCGAAAACTATTCTGAGCAGTGTAAAGTTATATTCtcccacagacttatagtctcgGAATCTGAGGTTGATCCATTCTCGTAAAGCTTTGGTATGTATAACCTCTTGGATACAATTTCTATTTTCTAGATCTGTCCAAAGCTTTGAGGGATCATCGGTTAGATATAGACTTTTGAGTTTTAGACAGAGATGATGGCGAGTGTTCAGGAGTTCTATCTTCCTTGCAATGTTACCCTTTGTGAAGCGTTCACATAGTTTATCAGACTCAAGTACGGTCTTAATATCTTGTGCCCATTGCACACATTGCAAGTAGTTTTCTCCTGATATTATGATGGAggaattcgacatctgaaatatttagtgtttcatAAGCTAGATCTTAGTAATATGTTCTGAGGAACTGATTTCAAAAGTTTTCCAGAGAATTctagaaatggaaactttctagaaatggaaactttctagaaatagaaaatttctaaaaatgaaaactttctagaaatagaaactttctaaaaaatggaaactttctatttttgatttggTCTATCAACCAAAATAGGGTTTATAATATCGATTGGTTTAgggatttataaactgatttggtttaatgttttcacaattCGGATTTGGTTTTTTTTGATAAGTTTCATAAACCAGtttagattagggtttaatAGTCGGATATGGTTTAGAGGGTTTCATAATCCGATTCGGTTTGGggttttataaagttttaaaatttcatgaactttagggtttgtttattaaacaaatttattatatcAAATCTAGCAACCTAATGATTCAATCAACCAGGGTATACGAGTTCGCTAAAGTTCTAATCTCAACctcaaacatttttataaaaatcggATAATTCAAACAATTAGGGTTTGATGACTTACCTTTGGATTAACTCGATCTGCTCCTTGGTTTCTTTGGAAATATTAACCTGATCTTACTGGGATcctttgttttccttaaacaaatttatcaaaaaaatagttagtaagattaaaaataatggGCTGTAAACAAAACTATAGAGAAAAGTTTGCAGCCTTAGATTTATTTCTGATTTTGACGGTGCGGCTTGTAGCTGTCGTAGAGAACGCATCTGATCACGGATTGAGGTGAGGTCTGCGGCGTTggattctcctcttcaatagcttcaaattgatatgtcgcacgtcttctggatcgttacggtttgggagaacgatcgatttgaagttgagttaaaattagggttcttgtcCAATTGACGGCGCGCACTAAAACAGAGTTTGGCAGGGCGTCTGAGATCTGATCGACGCGAGGTTTTCGGCTATGGATTCTTCTCTTCAAGATCTTCAATTTGGTATATCGCACGTCGTTTGGATCGttatggtttgagagaacggtCGATTTTAAATTGcgtcaaaattagggttcttgaatAATTGACGGCGCGTACTAAAATAGAGCGTGCCGGCGCGTCTGAGATCGGATCCTCGCGAGGTTAGCGGCGCTggcttcgtctcgtcgagatcttcagattgataggtggcTAGCCGTCTAGGTCattacggttagggagatatgaccGTTTTAAGATGCGGTTAGTTTTTAAGGTTTTTGGTGACCTACGAATTTTGCTAGGGTTTTGAGCTtagctcgtgctgataacgtgttgtgaatgtgtgtcttattaatgtcgaatatgaactccttatatagggaCTACAAGATGGGCCAATAATGGGTCAAAGCCTACtagtatcttttggataaacatccacctgaaccagtcggttcataacaatggtaaaatacaaaaaaaaaaacttgcgcCTTTCAGAGTCAAATTcccaattcaaaaaaaaaaaaaaaaaaaaaagaggcgGAAGGGAAAAAACATGAGCCTCGAATCGGTGAAGCAGTATCTGGAAGGAGTGAAGAATGAGGAGGAAAAGGAATCGAAAGTGGCGAATTTGCCACAGAGATTCATCGAGAGATTCGTGACGAAAGGAATTAAAGTAGATCTCATCGAACCAGGTCGAATCATCTGCTCCATGAAAGTCCAACCTCACCTCCTGGTAAACTAAATTTACAAAACCCTAATTCTTTTCATTTCCCTggagaaatttaattttggaattTTGGCGGCGTGGGAGGAAAGAACGCAGGCAATTCCTTACACGGAGGAGCAACGGCGACTCTGGTTGACTTGATAGGATCGGCTGTGATTTACACAACCGGACTTTCGAGCTCCGGAGTGTCGGTGGAGATCAATGTTTCTTACCTCGATGCTGCTTTACTTGACGTAAGTCTCTTTTTTATTAGATTCATGAAGAAAATTGAGGAAGGGATCAAAATTCATAtgcttttgttttgtaataGGAAGAGATAGAGATTGAGTCAAAGGCTTTGCGTGTGGGTAAAGCTGTAGCAGTTGTGAGTGTTGAGCTGAGGAATAAGAAGACTGGTAAGCTTATTGCTCAAGGTCGCCATACTAAGTACCTTGCTCCTCGTACCAAGCTTTGATTCTTATTCTTTACTATGTTTTATTACAAGAAGCTATGTTGAAGAagttcaaaattatttgtattattGTATATCTATACTTTAAACATAAACGTTTGATATAATCCGAAACTATTATCACCGGCTAATCATGTTTACCAGCATGTTCattccagtttttttttctcttctacTCTGCTTCTACTATATATGTGAGGATAATTACACAACTCTAATGATCTTTTGTATTACTAGTTTAATTTAGTAGTAACTGACCTTGCCAGAACAGGCAACACTCATGACATGATGAAGCCCATGGTTTACTTGAATCTCAAGTTTTGTCTCTGCCTAGGTTACTTGTAAATCTCCAAGTTTACTTGTAGAACTCTAAATCATTCTGGAATCTGTTTGCATAATGATGTAATCGCCACATTTAGTGAGTGAGTGAATCACGTTTTACTAGCGTTTTCGATTTTAAATTTTGACATACACAAACTAGCATTCTTTTATCTCGACATACTTTAACTCTTCTTGTTAACAAGAGTTATAAACATGTGCATTTGTATATTTCTTGTCTTTAATAGCCTTGACAACATTCTTTCTATAGTTATATTTCTCGTCTTCAATAGTCTAGCATTCTTTTGTTATAAACATGTGCATTGGTATATAACCACCACTTTATAGTCTTTATTGTCCTGGCAACATCTTCTAACTTCACTTTGCGATCGATAACACGAGATttttctttgtgtgtgtgtgtgttacaCGAGTTAGTTAAAGATCCCACTAAAGATGAAAAATGTGAAAACATAATCATGATAAGGATAAAGATGTGGTGGTGGATCAGTGTTGTCTCGTTAAGAATATAGGTTGAGAATTGAgatatgttggttaagattttattcttccttttgtttgtttgtgttacTATCTAATAGATATCGCGGTAGAATACAGTATATAACATGATGCATAGaattaaactattaaataaCTTATAACCCGTTGTATAATACCATAATCGTGAGTCAATAAAATCTGTTGAACGGTGTCTCATAAAGCTTCAACAATCTTGGCATAGATATGAAATACTTAATTGAATTCGATTCTTTATCATAACATTTAAATATGTAGTTATTGATTTAGAACTAACTTAAGTAGTTGTACTTTTAAACCAGTTATCCAAAAAAGGTTGTTGTACCTTTATGCAACTTATGTGAAAAATTGTATGATAATTTATTATGGagtttttcttaaatgtttttttattatggAGTATTAGTATtctaatttctttattttacacTAAATTCAAAAGTTAAACTGTAAGTAAGTGAAATGTTACTACACGTTTTCGATGTGAGATACCTATCAAACCCGGTATTAACATTTTAAGTTTTATCGATATGATAATGCGCTCTATCACGCATGATATAGATTTCAAATAATAACGACAGTATCATTACTACGTACTGTAAATAATAAACATCGAAACCCCAAAATCTACATTATAAAAAGAAATCCTCaggaaaaagtcaaaacaaatagatgagaatattataaaaaaacaaaaacaaaagtataaatCAGTGGTCATGGTGTGTTGAGTTAGTGCGTCCCCTCACAGTCTCAATCTTCATCCCAAACACGCATTTTTAGACTTTTCAATTGCAAGAAGGCAAGAATGATTAAACCTTCAGGTAATGCTTGTCCTGTCTCTACCTTCGTTTACCACTAGACAAATACAAAcactttgaaaataataaataaatattcttcTTTAAGTTTCTCTCTCTTGTTGGTTTGTTAAATTTGTTTGCTATAGAAGGAACGCAAGATGTCTCTAGTGGTGGATGTAAATCACTTAATCTCAACCATCTCCTCCTTGCTTCTCTTGGTGGTCTTGCCGccgttgctgctgctgctttttCCGGAGAATCATTCCTTCGCCGCAGGAGAACTCGTCAAGGTGTTTGTATGGGGGATAAAGACCAGAAAATAGCCCCTTTGATTGAGAGGAAAGATTCAAGTCGACGATCAAACCTCGAGAGATTCTCTTACTATGTTGGTACGTATTTTTGCATCACTCATACATTTTCAAGAATGAACTTTGCTATTCTTTAACCCGAAACAAAAATTGCAAATAGTTTCAagagaaaataatgaaaatagaaCTGATATTGACCAAGGGATTATAATAATAGGAAAAAGATCATTATAATAGGAATAATATGTATTTATTGTGAAtacgaaaaataaataatgatactACTATTCGCTGCACATGGAAGGATATGTACAAATCCGAATTGATGAGGGCTTATTGAAGTTTTGATACTACCGAAGCTTGTGACAGAACATTTTTATCTAGAGATTTTGGCATGGTTTTTCAAATTTAAgatattctttattttaatattatatttatactttgaaatatttaacttgcttttcttaaaatatctaattcgtACCCGTCTATAATAAATTACATACACGTACTACTTTCTCCATAAATGCTAGAGACCTTTCACAAAAGGGGGACCTTTTGTAAAATTCCAATATTTTACGTAAGATGTTATAGTGATATTTTCTATAAGAAATGTTGCACATGTATTTTTTTGGTTGAGTGTTAgcatgtatgcaaaatgcagcAAGGCAGCTAGGAATTGAGGATCCTGATGAATGCCCACAACTATGCAAACTGGCAAACGCATATTTAATGAAAACGAAAGGATATAATGAGAATGTGTATGAGTATTTGGTCAATGAAGCTGATGCTGATTCTCTCTACATTCATCTACTTGAAGAATTTGAAAGATGCATTCTCACGTATTTTGCTTTCAACTGGACTCAATCTTCCAACCTCATCTCTCAGGTACTTTTTTGTAACTTTCTCTCAGGTACTTCATTTCATTTTGTATGAAATTAAGATGTTTTGCGTAGCTCTATCTACGAATGTATATTTGTATTAGCCAAATTACTTATTAACAGGATTTATATTGTTCTTTCGTAATGATATAATCTTTCAAAGTTGTACTTTATTCTATTTAATTGTTGGTAATATTGAAAATTTCGCTGGGTGGAGTTGGTTAGACCATTACCAATCTCCAATAATGCGAACTGAATACAAAAAAATTCACTTTGATGTAATTTTATCCCTCCATAACAATCAGATTTTAAGCGACGAGTCGGATCAGAAAATACCAAAACTCAAGGATTTCGTGATGGCAGCAACAAGGTAATTGGATTATGCCATATTCCATAATTCTTATTATATGGTCTCACAGCTAATTATATACACATTGATTGACTAGTgcatatacttaaatatatatatatatatatatatgaattgcAGAGTCATCACGCGTTGCTTCTAGTGTTTGCCTTTTAGTTCACAATTTCATTGCTGTGATAATAATGGTTCcaacttatttattttaaatatattatcatcatcaacAGTAAAAGATACTTTGTCAAACTTATTGACCATTTTCTTTTTCGAAAAATTGCGAATTCATTAGGTTTATAaagttttgtttaatataattaattcaGAAAACAGAGGTTTGAGAGAGTAACAAAAGATCTAAAGGTGAAAAGAGTATTTTCAACTCTAGTAGAAGAGATGAAAGCCATCGGCAGTAGCGGCGGAAGCTGTGAGCCGCACTGTACGGAAGTTATGTCTCCGGTGGCTCACAATAAACGGAGTCCCGTCCTCCTCCTTATGGGCGGTGGAATGGGTGCCGGAAAGAGCACCGTCCTCAAAAATATTCTCCAAGAgtaagttttattaaaagtttgCATGCTTGTATTTATCTATATGCATGTAGTTATATACAAATCcaactaaattatatttttgtaggCCGTTTTGGTCGGAGGCAGAGGCCGACGCAGTGGTGATAGAAGCAGATGCATTTAAGGAGAGTGATGTTATTTATAGAGCTCTTAGTTCTAGAGGTCACCACGACGATATGCTTCAAACTGCTGAATTGgtaagtttattatttttaaaacttggtTCTATAACAAACGGACTACATATAACATGGGATATAAGAATTAAAGAATGCATTATGTCCATTtcctgatatatatttttggttgctCTTTATTTATAGGTGCACCAATCATCTACTGATGCTGCATCGTCCTTACTAGTAACAGCACTAAACGAAGGACGTGATGTCATAATGGATGGAACCTTAGCATGGGCGCCCTTCCTGGAACAAACTATCACAATGGCTAGGAACGTCCACAAACATAGATATCGAATGGGCGCAGGCTACAAGGTATCCGAAGACGGGATAATAACCGAAGAATATTGGAGacaagaaacagaaaaaaatgggAAACAACAAAACTTGAAACCTTATAGAATCGAGCTGGTCGGTGTGGTTTGTGATGCTTATCTCGCTGTAGTAAGAGGCATACGGTAAAAAGAAAATTCGATAAAATCTATTTGTTTCCCAAAACATTTCCTTATATTCGAATCATATTGAATTTTTTGGTCCTTGTAATTTGACAGGAGAGCTCTAATGGTGAAGAGAGCAGTGAGAGTGAGATCTCAGCTCGAATCACACAAGAATTTTGCTAATGCATTTCCAAAGTACTGTGAGCTTGTTGATCACGCTAGGCTTTACTGCACCAATGCTGTTGCTGGTCCTCCAAAGGTATAAACGTCAAAgtcaacatatatcaatattaacGTTATCTCTTACTTTAATGGATTCTAACGTGTGCTTTATAACTTGGATTTAATGGATCAGCTTATAGCGTGGAAATCTGTAGATTGTAACCTTCTGGTGGATCCAGAGGAGATTGAATGTTTGAAACGGGTCAGTAATCTTAACCCGGATGCTGAATCCATTAACGAGCTTTATTCAGATCCGAGCGTATTAAGCAAGCCCGGTTCAGTTTGGAGTAATGTTGTTTTAGCCCCATCTAGACCCAAGCTTCAGAAGCAACTTACCGATGCCATCAAGAAAATTGAAAAGGCCCAAGCGACAAAGTGACGATGTTGTTAACTAGCCTTAAAAAATTGTCGTCTTTTGCTAATTCGAGCTATTTTCGTTGGTACTCCTCTTATTTTCGTGCTAGtcaaaataacttaataaattaagaaatggatatttcaaattttatactACTTAATATGcgtatttgaatcatatttttaaaattaatcacTAGCAAAACAAGGGAATAGTTTTAGGAGATATGATCATTTTCCTCATAATGTACTTTTACAATATGTTACTAAACTAAAGAATCTCTTGATATTTCATACAAAACAATAATGTAACGTATCACTCTCATGTTATTCAATTTCCCAAtcagtgtttggatttttagtGGCTGATACATACATTGTATCGTATCCAAGTAGGATTTGAATAAAGTTGGGCCCATGAAACACTTCAAATAAACAAAAGTGGGCTGGGCCGAAAAACCCTAATTAACACACATAGTCCCCATATATATAAGCGTCGCCGCAAGAAACTGGTCACTCTTCGCAAAGACCTAATAAAACTTCCTCAAGCTTTTTAGCCGTTTTAGGGTTTTATCCTTTCTCTGAGATCTAAACCATGGTGAGTTCTTCTGTCTCCACAGTATGTGAATCTTCTTCTGTAGTTTCATTGTATGATGCCTGATGGTTTGCTAAACCTATGTAGGCGGATGTTGAACCAGAGGTTGCTGCTGCCGGAGTCCCTAAGAAGAGGACGTTCAAGAAGTTTGCCTTCAAAGGTGTCGATCTCGATGCTCTTCTTGACATGTCTACTGATGATCTCGTCAAGCTCTTCCCTTCTCGTATTCGCAGAAGGTAAAAACACACACAGAAAACTTGAAACCGTTGTGTAATTGAtgatgttttatgttttgttctGAGAGAGTTTGTCtctgttttaaaattgtgtttTAGGTTCTCAAGAGGTTTGACCAGGAAGCCAATGGCTCTCATTAAGAAGCTGCGTAAGGCCGTAAGTCATTTCTATCTCTCTGTTTGGCGTGGCTGAATTGTTGGTGATGTTATTCAcagttctagattagctaagaATCTCATTTTGTAGTTTTAAGATATGTCTTAATAGCCATTTAAcactatttgtttttatattaataattagaaAAGGGAGGCACCACAAGGTGAGAAGCCAGAACCAGTGAGAACCCACTTGAGGAACATGATCATTGTCCCAGAGATGATTGGAAGCATCATTGGAGTGTACAATGGAAAGACCTTTAACCAAGTCGAGATCAAGCCTGAGATGATTGGTCACTACTTGGCTGAGTTCTCCATCTCGTACAAGCCGGTTAAGCACGGTAGGCCTGGTGTTGGTGCTACCCACTCCTCCAGGTTTATTCCTCTCAAGTGAAGAAGAGCTCATATTGCTGCTTGGGGAATGTGTTCCTTCATCGTTATATGGTCTTTGCTTTGAGTTGTCTTCTATGTATTcggatccttttttttttttgcatttgtttTTGCTTTATGATGAAACTACTTTTAGATACTATGTTAAATCTATTTTGCTCATGCATTTTCATTATTAGAATTAAGGTTTATCGAGATAGTATTTGTCAACTTAAGTaccttaaattaaaaaaaactaatacatTTTCAGAGCTCATGAAAAACACATGATTAGtgtaaaaactagattttgcAAGGGTTTTTTTGCCAAATAACCCAAGAAAAGAGGTAATTAGATTTTTAGTGAGAAGTTAGAGAGAGAGGGTGTTTTTTGGTTAGATagtgtatttgtattttttttataggGGCAAATTTCCCATTtgggaaagagaaaaaaactagATTCGGGCTTTTGAAGAGATGGGCTTATATAGCATTGGACTTGTTGAACAGATGGGCTTAAAGCACTGCACTAATTTGCTTACAATTGTAAGTCTTCTTTGTAGGTCTCGGCCTTGGGTCTGCTTAATTGTAAATCTCCCTGCATCAGATTATAACTAGTCTTTGTGAAAGGTCTTTGGCGAATGCCTTCAACTCGGCTCACTCAGAACCTTAGCATTCCAACGGCTCACATGATGAAAATGAGTATCGAAggacaaaaaaattattcttttaatattttctttgctggctaattaaatttaaaaagaatttacatgtatcataagttcataactCATACGTGACTATACATGTTAACTTTATTTTGTCTTTAATCAAAATACATAAGATACATcttaaataataatagtaactGTGTAGTCTGTGTGAATAGAGAAGACCTCCATTCAAACTTCATAATTGTCATCGATATTATGTAGAAAATGGGTATATTTGCCATTTAGCAATATTACCGATAATTTTAGCTTCTTGAAGAACCCTCTAGAGCGTCAACTTGTCAAATTAATTATTGACCCCATCGAACATCGAACATGCTTCTGCCTGATCCGAGTAgttgatataaatattaaactacttATACTCGGAACATTTCAACGTAACTGATTGTACAAATGTTTGGGTTTACACATACATATTTAgacatattttctatatatatgcaTGCATGTAACGTTGAAGCGATAAATTATGAAACTTTGTTCTGTTCGTTTGGGATCTCCATGTGCTCCCCAATTATCAATTTACATTCTCAGATTTCTATACGCATTATACTCATTGTGAATATTACACATGCCTGATATTTTGTTAACATTGTAcatcaaattaataaattaggtAATGATCAGAGTGTTAAGAGACATATGATATGTCCATTATAATAGTAACCACCATCAAATGGTCCCTGCTATTATACTATATATGATGTCAAAAAACTATTGCTACCTATAATGTTAGATAAacatacttttatttatttgcataatttaatttttgatatataagtTTGTGAAGTCGAAGACCTACCTTAGATCATATATGTGTCACTGTCTGTAACATTTAATTTGTTCTCTAGTTACATGTACATAAGTTTGTCTATAGTTATGACTTTTAATCCCATTAAATTTGGTTGGTACAACAGTTAATATTCCTAAATAGTATAATgagaaatgaaaatataaacaaagGTGATTTCATCAAGAGACCCATCAAAATGCACATGGCATTGCTCCCCCTCTTCCCTATGGGtcctatttatttatttt contains these protein-coding regions:
- the LOC108850626 gene encoding uncharacterized protein LOC108850626, yielding MSLESVKQYLEGVKNEEEKESKVANLPQRFIERFVTKGIKVDLIEPGRIICSMKVQPHLLNAGNSLHGGATATLVDLIGSAVIYTTGLSSSGVSVEINVSYLDAALLDEEIEIESKALRVGKAVAVVSVELRNKKTGKLIAQGRHTKYLAPRTKL
- the LOC108850592 gene encoding calmodulin calcium-dependent NAD kinase isoform X1 → MIKPSEGTQDVSSGGCKSLNLNHLLLASLGGLAAVAAAAFSGESFLRRRRTRQGVCMGDKDQKIAPLIERKDSSRRSNLERFSYYVACMQNAARQLGIEDPDECPQLCKLANAYLMKTKGYNENVYEYLVNEADADSLYIHLLEEFERCILTYFAFNWTQSSNLISQILSDESDQKIPKLKDFVMAATRKQRFERVTKDLKVKRVFSTLVEEMKAIGSSGGSCEPHCTEVMSPVAHNKRSPVLLLMGGGMGAGKSTVLKNILQEPFWSEAEADAVVIEADAFKESDVIYRALSSRGHHDDMLQTAELVHQSSTDAASSLLVTALNEGRDVIMDGTLAWAPFLEQTITMARNVHKHRYRMGAGYKVSEDGIITEEYWRQETEKNGKQQNLKPYRIELVGVVCDAYLAVVRGIRRALMVKRAVRVRSQLESHKNFANAFPKYCELVDHARLYCTNAVAGPPKLIAWKSVDCNLLVDPEEIECLKRVSNLNPDAESINELYSDPSVLSKPGSVWSNVVLAPSRPKLQKQLTDAIKKIEKAQATK
- the LOC108850592 gene encoding calmodulin calcium-dependent NAD kinase isoform X2 — protein: MIKPSEGTQDVSSGGCKSLNLNHLLLASLGGLAAVAAAAFSGESFLRRRRTRQGVCMGDKDQKIAPLIERKDSSRRSNLERFSYYVARQLGIEDPDECPQLCKLANAYLMKTKGYNENVYEYLVNEADADSLYIHLLEEFERCILTYFAFNWTQSSNLISQILSDESDQKIPKLKDFVMAATRKQRFERVTKDLKVKRVFSTLVEEMKAIGSSGGSCEPHCTEVMSPVAHNKRSPVLLLMGGGMGAGKSTVLKNILQEPFWSEAEADAVVIEADAFKESDVIYRALSSRGHHDDMLQTAELVHQSSTDAASSLLVTALNEGRDVIMDGTLAWAPFLEQTITMARNVHKHRYRMGAGYKVSEDGIITEEYWRQETEKNGKQQNLKPYRIELVGVVCDAYLAVVRGIRRALMVKRAVRVRSQLESHKNFANAFPKYCELVDHARLYCTNAVAGPPKLIAWKSVDCNLLVDPEEIECLKRVSNLNPDAESINELYSDPSVLSKPGSVWSNVVLAPSRPKLQKQLTDAIKKIEKAQATK
- the LOC130503848 gene encoding 40S ribosomal protein S15-1, coding for MADVEPEVAAAGVPKKRTFKKFAFKGVDLDALLDMSTDDLVKLFPSRIRRRFSRGLTRKPMALIKKLRKAKREAPQGEKPEPVRTHLRNMIIVPEMIGSIIGVYNGKTFNQVEIKPEMIGHYLAEFSISYKPVKHGRPGVGATHSSRFIPLK